One genomic region from Dehalococcoidales bacterium encodes:
- a CDS encoding DNA double-strand break repair nuclease NurA, with amino-acid sequence MPRFVVAIDGSNLEVPVVNGYPGARVGYCTVASVLIDLELVDQLDEHRPVDPKRFRETEKASTIDAALPGSNVVTRTQESARVSFREELHDLLTTETLDEEDGVPLVQTYEALLSLKPSEHPQSCPYSDSDGCEISFNVPCGCTKCPGCGRPIFSTDALRIHERFNDLGSNGETFAYVRQVWERLVLIDLLRAFESHGWLDRADRVAFFIDGPLAVFGPPAWLSAAISAELKRINAVVRTSTGSDLTIVGIEKTGEFVTHFDELDETEVSGEVLFGPRTYLMLTDSYIKQRIHQSSSPRPYGQDTYFGRKFFYKASKGARIVASIPFLNEAQDTIDSDAVSLYPSFEIVCTLLDRLACSRFPNALTPIVSAHAEASIPLNLGSRVLRQLAQALMVTE; translated from the coding sequence GTGCCAAGATTCGTCGTCGCCATCGACGGCAGCAATCTGGAGGTACCAGTCGTCAACGGGTATCCGGGAGCCAGAGTTGGCTACTGCACGGTGGCCAGTGTTCTTATAGATCTTGAACTGGTTGACCAGCTTGACGAGCACCGCCCGGTTGATCCAAAGAGATTCCGGGAGACTGAGAAAGCATCCACCATTGATGCTGCATTACCAGGTAGCAACGTGGTCACACGAACACAGGAATCGGCGCGAGTGTCATTTCGGGAGGAACTGCATGACCTTCTCACCACCGAAACTCTTGATGAGGAAGATGGGGTTCCCCTTGTCCAGACGTATGAAGCGCTCCTGTCGCTGAAGCCGAGCGAACATCCCCAGTCGTGTCCCTACTCTGACTCAGATGGTTGCGAGATATCGTTCAACGTACCCTGCGGATGCACCAAATGCCCAGGATGCGGCCGGCCCATATTCTCAACTGATGCTCTGCGAATCCATGAGAGATTCAATGACCTCGGCAGCAACGGTGAGACATTCGCATATGTCAGGCAGGTTTGGGAACGCCTCGTTCTGATCGACCTGTTGCGAGCGTTTGAAAGCCATGGTTGGCTTGACAGAGCTGACAGAGTCGCGTTCTTCATCGACGGTCCGTTGGCGGTGTTCGGTCCGCCGGCTTGGTTGAGTGCCGCCATTAGTGCTGAGCTAAAACGCATCAATGCAGTCGTACGGACCAGCACCGGCTCCGACTTGACCATTGTCGGAATCGAGAAGACTGGTGAATTCGTGACACACTTTGACGAGCTTGATGAAACCGAAGTGTCCGGTGAAGTTCTCTTCGGGCCAAGAACCTACCTAATGCTGACAGATAGCTACATCAAGCAGCGCATCCATCAGTCCTCGAGCCCGCGCCCCTATGGTCAAGACACCTATTTCGGTAGAAAGTTCTTCTACAAGGCATCCAAGGGGGCGCGTATAGTCGCCAGTATACCTTTCTTGAATGAGGCCCAGGATACGATCGACTCAGATGCTGTTTCGCTCTATCCCAGCTTCGAAATAGTCTGTACTCTTCTGGACCGACTCGCCTGTTCCCGTTTCCCGAATGCGCTGACACCTATCGTATCGGCACACGCAGAGGCTTCCATCCCTCTGAACTTGGGATCCAGAGTACTCAGACAACTTGCCCAGGCGCTCATGGTGACAGAATGA
- a CDS encoding DNA methyltransferase, with product MTATGLRFDTAEKRWAGIGPYYAMFPTRFADEVIRQYTEPGDLVLDPFAGRSTAVYSAATQGRVGVGIELNPVGWVYGKAKLSPGPQRTVEQRLAKLATAASGYASTATEMPEFFHYCFSRDVRRFLLAARSMLDWRRRATDWTLMALLLVYLHGKRHDSLSNQMRQTKAMSPEYAIRWWRDRGLTPPEVNPVEFMQKRIKWRYSKGRPKTTKSRVYLGECTELLTRLRGGVLKERSVRLLLTSPPYFGVTNYHYDQWIRLWLLGFSPEPNSRMGRHRERFQDPSRYVSLLNTAFRKAASLLADDGIAYVRTDTREFTYCTTLEILGDVFPGKRLTVLDRPLSRSTQTHLFGVVSNSKGEVDLVLEPA from the coding sequence ATGACGGCGACGGGATTGAGATTCGACACCGCAGAGAAGAGGTGGGCTGGCATAGGCCCCTACTACGCCATGTTTCCCACGCGGTTTGCCGACGAGGTCATTCGGCAATACACGGAACCAGGTGACCTCGTTCTCGACCCATTCGCTGGCCGTTCTACGGCCGTCTATAGTGCGGCTACACAGGGACGCGTCGGCGTTGGAATCGAGCTGAATCCTGTGGGCTGGGTATACGGAAAAGCCAAGCTGTCTCCAGGGCCTCAGCGTACGGTTGAACAGCGACTTGCCAAGTTGGCCACTGCCGCCTCCGGATACGCATCTACTGCTACCGAGATGCCAGAATTCTTCCACTACTGTTTCAGTCGCGACGTTCGCCGCTTCCTTCTTGCGGCGAGAAGTATGCTGGATTGGCGACGGCGAGCTACGGACTGGACGTTGATGGCGCTGCTACTTGTCTACCTACATGGAAAGAGGCACGATTCCCTGTCGAATCAGATGAGACAGACCAAGGCCATGTCTCCTGAATACGCGATCCGCTGGTGGAGAGACCGTGGTCTTACACCGCCAGAGGTGAACCCTGTAGAATTCATGCAGAAACGTATCAAGTGGCGGTATTCGAAGGGACGACCCAAGACCACCAAGAGCCGGGTGTATCTCGGTGAATGCACCGAGCTGTTGACGAGACTTCGTGGTGGGGTGCTGAAGGAGAGGTCAGTTCGCCTGCTCCTGACGTCACCGCCTTACTTCGGTGTCACTAACTACCACTACGACCAATGGATACGCCTCTGGCTGCTTGGATTCTCACCTGAGCCGAACAGCAGAATGGGTCGTCACCGAGAACGTTTTCAGGATCCCAGTCGATACGTAAGTCTGTTGAATACTGCGTTTCGCAAGGCAGCCTCATTGTTGGCCGACGATGGAATCGCATACGTGCGCACTGACACTCGAGAGTTCACCTACTGCACAACGCTTGAGATTCTGGGCGACGTATTCCCTGGCAAGAGGCTTACAGTGCTGGATAGGCCTTTGTCGAGGTCCACCCAGACGCATCTATTTGGAGTCGTATCCAACAGCAAGGGCGAGGTCGACCTCGTGCTGGAACCGGCATGA